One Penaeus vannamei isolate JL-2024 chromosome 27, ASM4276789v1, whole genome shotgun sequence genomic window carries:
- the LOC113816184 gene encoding LOW QUALITY PROTEIN: cytochrome c oxidase subunit 3-like (The sequence of the model RefSeq protein was modified relative to this genomic sequence to represent the inferred CDS: inserted 4 bases in 3 codons; deleted 1 base in 1 codon; substituted 10 bases at 10 genomic stop codons): MRSLREASSDEKEFYSYSYYFEQYLQVDLFYELCLQETYTSLLYELVTVDIIHLANVRPXPLTGSIRAIILTSGLSKXLHQYNADLLILAIITATLTIIQXRRDITREITKAVTSGLQXNIISIITSEVLFFFSFFXTFFHXNLSPYDKVGSCXPPAGIXNFNPFQIPLINXTVTWAQHAITKSNNFQVIQRLSITVFLRIYVTALQALEYSEAPFTIADSVYVSTFIIATGXRGLHVITERTFLSVCLYHLHKCHFSASYHFQFEAAAXYXHFVDVVXLFLFISIN; encoded by the exons ATGAGGTCTCTTAG AGAAGCCTCCTCAGATGAAAAG GAATTTTATTCCTACTCATACTATTTTGAGCAATACCTTCAGGTTGATCTTTTCTATGAACTTTGCTTACAAGAAACCTACACTAGTCTc CTATATGAGCTTGTAACTGTTGACATCATCCATTTGGCAAACGTAAGACCATGACCACTTACAGGTTCAATTAGAGCCATAATATTAACTAGTGGACTATCCAAATGACTTCATCAATATAATGCAGATCTCTTAATTCTAGCGATTATTACAGCTACTCTTACTATAATCCAATGACGACGAGATATCACACGAGAAATCACAAAAGCAGTTACCAGTGGACTCCAATGAAATATAATCTCAATTATTACATCAgaagttttattctttttctctttcttttgaacA TTTTTCCATTGAAATCTTTCTCCTTATGATAAAGTAGGAAGCTGCTGACCACCAGCAGGTA CAAACTTTAATCCCTTCCAAATCCCTCTTATAAA AACTGTAACATGGGCTCAGCATGCAATCACAAAATCTAATAATTTTCAAGTTATTCAAAGACTATCTATTACAGTATTTTTGAGGATTTATGTTACAGCACTTCAAGCCTTAGAATATTCTGAAGCTCCTTTTACAATTGCCGATTCGGTGTATGTTTCGACATTCATCATTGCTACCG TCCGTGGTCTTCATGTTATCACTGAAAGAACTTTCCTTTCAGTTTGCTTATATCACCTGCACAAGTGTCATTTCTCAGCCTCATATCATTTCCAATTTGAAGCTGCAGCTTGATATTGACACTTTGTAGACGTAGTTTGActattcctctttatctctattaatTGA